A stretch of Microcoleus sp. FACHB-68 DNA encodes these proteins:
- a CDS encoding YkgJ family cysteine cluster protein, with product MATWRCVKQCGACCYLDPSERPDLDEYLSPEELERYLSMVGEDGWCVNFDRATRECRIYEDRPRFCRVQVNVFQDLYGIEPEELNEFAIDCCREHIEDMYGERSLEMHRFDQAVGI from the coding sequence ATGGCCACTTGGCGATGTGTAAAGCAATGTGGGGCGTGCTGCTACCTCGATCCCTCAGAGCGTCCGGATTTGGATGAGTATTTATCGCCAGAAGAGCTAGAGCGTTACCTCAGCATGGTGGGTGAGGATGGGTGGTGCGTTAATTTTGATCGGGCGACGCGAGAATGTCGCATTTACGAAGATCGGCCTCGCTTCTGCCGTGTCCAAGTTAATGTTTTTCAAGATTTATACGGCATTGAGCCTGAAGAATTAAACGAGTTTGCCATTGACTGCTGCCGGGAACATATTGAGGATATGTACGGTGAGCGCAGCTTGGAAATGCACCGATTTGACCAGGCTGTGGGGATTTAA
- a CDS encoding DUF4149 domain-containing protein — MAAMSQNEFKRPSWQTVVIFTLAFWLGASLLVDFVMMPGLYTAGMLTQPGFASAGYSIFWVFNRLELVGAALALTGSLVLLNTHYLPISRGRTAIILSLLLLAVALVDTYGLTPHMSALGMQLNLFEPATEVPTAMNQMHGSYWVLEALKLASAGMLLSLCYRQSPAEAIS; from the coding sequence ATGGCGGCTATGTCTCAAAATGAATTCAAGCGACCCTCCTGGCAAACCGTTGTCATTTTTACGCTGGCATTCTGGCTTGGTGCCAGCTTGCTTGTTGATTTCGTAATGATGCCCGGTCTTTATACGGCAGGGATGCTCACTCAACCGGGGTTTGCTTCGGCAGGCTATTCAATTTTCTGGGTGTTTAATCGCCTAGAGTTAGTTGGTGCAGCTTTAGCACTGACGGGGTCATTAGTTCTTCTCAACACCCACTATCTACCGATCTCGCGGGGGCGCACAGCAATTATTTTATCTCTGCTCCTGTTGGCGGTTGCTTTGGTGGATACTTATGGCCTAACCCCTCACATGAGCGCTTTGGGAATGCAGCTAAATTTGTTTGAGCCGGCAACTGAAGTTCCCACCGCAATGAATCAGATGCACGGCAGTTATTGGGTTTTAGAAGCGCTCAAGCTAGCATCAGCAGGGATGCTGTTGAGCTTGTGCTACCGGCAATCACCGGCTGAAGCAATCAGTTAA
- a CDS encoding response regulator transcription factor, protein MKILLVEDDVRLAEALAEAIGDQRYTVDVVTDGEAGWQQVTGVDYDLILLDVMLPKLDGIALCQRLRSHGYDLPILLITARDTSTDKVRGLDAGADDYVVKPIDLAELLARIRALLRRGPSIPAILIWGDLRLEPSTYEVTYAGQPLHLTPIEYSLLETFIRNGRRVLSRRVLLEQVWDDRDLPEEETVKAHIKSLRHKLKAVGAPNDLIETVHSVGYRLKQVP, encoded by the coding sequence ATGAAAATTCTTCTGGTAGAAGATGATGTGCGTCTTGCTGAGGCTTTAGCTGAAGCCATCGGAGATCAGCGATATACAGTAGATGTTGTAACGGATGGGGAAGCCGGTTGGCAGCAAGTCACAGGGGTGGATTATGACTTGATTTTGCTAGATGTCATGCTTCCTAAGTTAGATGGAATCGCTCTTTGCCAGCGCCTGCGCTCTCATGGATATGACCTCCCTATCCTCCTGATTACGGCTCGTGACACCAGCACTGATAAAGTTAGAGGCTTGGATGCCGGTGCTGATGATTATGTCGTTAAACCAATCGATCTGGCAGAGTTGTTGGCGCGGATACGCGCTTTGCTGCGCCGGGGGCCTTCAATCCCGGCAATTTTGATCTGGGGGGACTTGCGCCTTGAGCCGAGTACCTATGAAGTCACCTACGCAGGCCAACCTCTGCACTTGACCCCTATAGAATATTCTCTGCTAGAAACTTTTATTCGTAATGGCCGGCGGGTACTGAGCCGGCGGGTACTACTCGAACAAGTTTGGGATGATCGCGATCTTCCAGAAGAAGAAACGGTTAAAGCTCATATCAAAAGCCTACGGCACAAACTCAAGGCTGTGGGAGCGCCGAATGATTTAATAGAGACCGTCCACAGCGTGGGTTACCGGCTCAAACAAGTTCCTTAG
- a CDS encoding pentapeptide repeat-containing protein, translating into MKAKLDNMTAEELLKQYETGERSFYNLNLEKADLRGVKLVEADLRRANLAGADLRRANLTGADLWRADLRGANLRGATLTRANLVGADLTNADLSGATLIETNLTQANLTSALMFEADLFMANLTEAMLAGANLTKAILIGAILVEAILVASILVRVNLTEADLRGANLLEVDLTDTDLTVAKLKGLVMPNGSIYY; encoded by the coding sequence ATGAAGGCTAAGCTAGATAATATGACGGCTGAAGAACTTCTGAAGCAGTATGAAACAGGGGAAAGGAGTTTTTACAACCTTAACCTAGAGAAAGCAGACTTGCGCGGGGTGAAGCTAGTTGAGGCGGATCTGCGACGGGCCAATCTAGCTGGGGCGGATCTGCGACGGGCCAATTTGACTGGGGCGGATTTATGGCGGGCGGATCTGCGGGGGGCCAACCTGAGAGGGGCAACTTTAACGAGGGCTAACCTGGTTGGGGCAGACTTGACCAATGCCGATTTATCTGGAGCAACATTGATTGAAACAAACTTGACTCAGGCAAACTTGACTTCAGCATTGATGTTTGAGGCAGATTTGTTTATGGCAAATTTGACCGAAGCAATGCTAGCTGGGGCCAACTTGACCAAAGCGATCCTCATCGGGGCTATCTTGGTTGAGGCAATTCTGGTGGCATCAATCCTAGTGAGGGTTAACCTGACAGAAGCGGATCTCAGAGGGGCGAATTTGCTAGAGGTCGATTTGACAGATACAGATTTAACGGTGGCAAAGCTGAAGGGGTTGGTGATGCCAAATGGAAGTATTTACTACTAA
- a CDS encoding diacylglycerol kinase family protein encodes MPQDISTPAVNKSNQVGKIKRELAWRVAPNLLISFKYAWAGLYYAFRTQRNFRIHVIIGSLAIALGIFLDRNAVEMAVIGLTVGAVLAMELLNTAIESVVDLTVQQAYHDLAKIAKDCAAGAVLVAAFAAVLVAGSILLPPLIALVQELAMS; translated from the coding sequence ATGCCTCAAGATATTTCCACCCCGGCTGTCAACAAATCGAATCAGGTGGGGAAAATCAAGCGGGAATTGGCCTGGCGGGTTGCGCCGAACTTACTGATTAGTTTTAAATACGCCTGGGCCGGCCTTTATTACGCCTTCCGCACTCAACGCAACTTTCGCATCCATGTGATTATTGGCAGTTTGGCCATTGCTTTGGGGATTTTTTTAGATCGAAATGCAGTGGAAATGGCCGTGATTGGTCTAACAGTTGGGGCAGTCTTGGCAATGGAATTGTTAAATACTGCAATTGAATCGGTCGTTGACTTAACAGTTCAGCAGGCTTACCACGATCTCGCTAAAATAGCCAAAGACTGTGCGGCTGGGGCAGTGCTGGTTGCAGCATTTGCTGCCGTACTCGTGGCCGGCTCAATTTTGCTGCCGCCACTCATAGCCTTGGTTCAAGAATTAGCCATGAGCTAA
- a CDS encoding aminodeoxychorismate/anthranilate synthase component II produces MIIVIDNYDSFTYNLVQYLGEIGIELPVAAEIQVYRNDQISVEEIRNSGAAGVVISPGPGRPEDAGISLETIEQLGPTMPILGVCLGHQSIGQVFGGNIVSAPELMHGKTSQVTHTGVGVFRGLETPMTATRYHSLVIDRPSCPDVLEITAWVDDGTIMGVRHRNYPHIEGVQFHPESILTNAGKQLLRNFLEQLS; encoded by the coding sequence TTGATTATTGTCATTGATAACTACGATAGTTTTACCTACAACCTGGTGCAGTATCTTGGCGAAATCGGCATAGAGTTGCCGGTGGCTGCGGAAATTCAAGTTTATCGCAACGACCAAATTTCTGTAGAGGAAATTCGCAACTCTGGTGCTGCTGGAGTCGTTATTTCCCCTGGCCCAGGTCGCCCGGAAGATGCCGGGATTTCTCTAGAAACCATCGAACAGCTTGGCCCCACCATGCCGATTTTAGGCGTTTGCCTGGGTCATCAAAGCATCGGTCAAGTGTTTGGGGGCAACATTGTCTCTGCGCCAGAGTTAATGCATGGCAAAACCTCCCAGGTGACACACACCGGCGTCGGAGTTTTCCGGGGATTAGAAACACCCATGACCGCAACCCGGTATCATAGTTTGGTGATTGACCGGCCCAGTTGTCCAGATGTGCTGGAAATTACTGCTTGGGTGGATGATGGCACAATTATGGGTGTGCGACACCGGAACTATCCGCACATCGAGGGTGTCCAATTTCATCCAGAAAGTATTCTCACGAATGCCGGCAAACAGTTGTTGAGAAATTTCCTCGAACAGCTGTCATAA
- the ybeY gene encoding rRNA maturation RNase YbeY encodes MGSVEFEVSVQDYFYGDDPSASPISEETWQDWFCDWLEILHPDMPAAPAYELSLRLSDDAEIQSLNAQYRHRDQATDVLAFAALEVECPQAAMVIEELPLYLGDIVISVDTASRQAQQQGHSLKTELAWLAAHGLLHLLGWDHPDEESLTEMLNQQATLLQKIGLITESAKDVQS; translated from the coding sequence ATGGGAAGCGTAGAATTTGAAGTCAGTGTGCAGGATTATTTCTATGGCGATGACCCGTCAGCCAGCCCGATTAGCGAGGAAACCTGGCAGGATTGGTTCTGCGATTGGTTAGAAATCTTGCACCCGGATATGCCGGCGGCACCGGCTTATGAACTAAGCTTGCGCCTGAGTGACGACGCTGAAATCCAAAGCCTCAACGCTCAGTACCGGCATCGAGATCAAGCCACAGATGTTTTAGCGTTTGCGGCATTGGAGGTAGAATGTCCTCAAGCAGCTATGGTAATTGAGGAGCTGCCCTTATATTTGGGTGATATCGTCATTTCTGTCGATACGGCAAGCCGGCAAGCCCAACAGCAGGGGCACAGCTTAAAAACCGAGCTGGCATGGCTGGCTGCCCACGGTCTTCTGCATCTTTTGGGCTGGGATCACCCAGACGAAGAAAGTTTAACTGAAATGTTAAACCAGCAAGCAACTTTACTGCAGAAAATAGGTCTTATCACTGAAAGCGCAAAAGACGTTCAGTCCTAA
- a CDS encoding TMEM165/GDT1 family protein: protein MKSFQTAERAAKPKTRKGLSVFWSTFITIFLAELGDKTQVTTLLMSAESHSPWLVFAGAGTALVATSLVGVLLGQWLAKRLSPKTLETSAGVSMLLISALLFWDVLR from the coding sequence ATTAAAAGTTTTCAGACAGCAGAACGGGCGGCAAAACCGAAGACGCGCAAGGGATTATCCGTTTTTTGGTCTACGTTTATAACTATTTTCCTAGCTGAACTTGGAGATAAAACCCAAGTCACAACATTGCTAATGAGTGCCGAATCTCACTCGCCTTGGCTAGTGTTTGCCGGTGCCGGCACAGCACTTGTTGCTACCAGCTTAGTCGGTGTTCTATTAGGTCAGTGGCTAGCAAAGCGGCTTTCTCCGAAAACTTTGGAAACCTCAGCCGGTGTGAGTATGCTCCTGATTTCCGCACTGCTGTTTTGGGATGTATTGCGATAA
- a CDS encoding CHASE3 domain-containing protein — MKKLISKNIIPSGFSLALLILSGVSAISYQSMARLIDTFKWVQHTYEVQVTLEGLLSTIKDAETGRRGYIITSDKNLLKPYNAAIETINPRIQNLRELTADNPNQQRRLDILEPLIAEKVAGLKESIALSQSQRNSASLQIALTEEGTRIMDEIRQKIRQMQNEEQQLLKQRSAAAAASVRQAMLTGSIGTGLSFALLLLVYSLLHRENKKRRQAEEALRMANEKLEIRVGERTAELAATNQSLQAEIIERQRAEMAVRESEERFRSLIENALDIITVLDERGTVRYESPSVEKVLGYKPESLVNQDFFGYIHPDDVGTALKTFTHAIENSGVALSIEFRFQHQDGSWLILEAIGQKFLDLSGTINVVVNSRDITERKRAEETRMALEKEQELSELKLRFFSMTSHEFRTPISTILISAQILESCQDEWMDEKKLRNILRIQSAAKSLTQLLADIMTITRAEAGKLEFNPAPLNLENFCANLVEEMQLADNNQHRLVFVSHGRETLDAGDVSLPRTLAPSTVQDKSRLEGGKGFGMPRMDEKLLHSILTNLLSNAIKYSPAGSTVWFKLSYQLPERKSNLGQNQEAAGDNFQPSEVAVFRIQDEGIGILLKDQQRLFELFHRGENVGKVSGAGLGLGVAKKCVELHGGSITMSSEAGAGTTFTVTIPLNY; from the coding sequence ATGAAAAAGTTGATTTCAAAAAACATTATTCCAAGCGGGTTTAGTTTAGCGTTGCTCATTTTGAGTGGCGTTAGTGCGATTTCATATCAAAGTATGGCTCGACTGATTGACACTTTTAAATGGGTGCAGCACACCTACGAGGTTCAGGTAACCCTAGAAGGTTTGCTTTCTACTATCAAAGATGCAGAGACGGGGCGGCGGGGCTACATTATCACAAGTGATAAGAATCTGCTCAAACCCTACAATGCAGCAATTGAAACAATTAACCCACGAATCCAAAATCTGCGAGAGTTAACTGCGGATAACCCCAACCAGCAGCGCCGGCTCGATATCCTTGAACCCTTAATTGCCGAGAAAGTGGCTGGTTTGAAGGAGTCGATCGCCTTGTCGCAAAGCCAACGCAATAGCGCTTCGTTGCAGATTGCCCTAACAGAAGAGGGCACAAGGATTATGGATGAGATCCGCCAGAAGATCCGGCAGATGCAAAACGAGGAGCAACAGTTGTTAAAACAACGCTCAGCTGCCGCCGCAGCTAGCGTCAGACAGGCAATGCTCACCGGCTCCATTGGCACCGGCCTTAGTTTTGCGCTGCTGTTATTAGTTTACTCTCTCCTTCATCGCGAGAACAAAAAACGCCGGCAGGCAGAAGAGGCGCTCCGCATGGCGAATGAAAAATTAGAAATTAGAGTGGGAGAACGAACCGCAGAATTAGCGGCAACGAATCAATCACTTCAAGCTGAAATTATCGAGCGCCAACGAGCTGAAATGGCTGTGCGGGAGAGCGAAGAACGCTTCCGTTCCTTGATTGAAAATGCTTTAGATATTATTACGGTTCTGGACGAACGCGGCACAGTGCGCTATGAAAGTCCATCCGTTGAAAAAGTTTTAGGATACAAACCAGAAAGCTTGGTGAATCAAGACTTTTTTGGATATATTCACCCGGATGATGTGGGGACTGCCCTTAAGACTTTCACTCATGCCATCGAAAATTCGGGGGTTGCTCTATCTATTGAGTTTCGCTTTCAACATCAAGACGGTTCTTGGCTTATTCTGGAAGCTATCGGTCAGAAATTTTTGGATTTGTCGGGAACGATTAATGTTGTTGTTAATTCTCGCGATATCACCGAACGCAAGCGAGCTGAAGAAACTCGCATGGCGCTAGAAAAAGAACAAGAATTAAGCGAACTCAAACTCCGCTTCTTTTCAATGACTTCTCACGAGTTTCGCACGCCTATTAGCACAATTTTGATTTCAGCTCAAATTCTTGAAAGTTGTCAGGATGAATGGATGGATGAGAAAAAACTTAGAAATATCCTGCGAATTCAATCAGCCGCCAAAAGCTTAACGCAACTTTTAGCGGATATTATGACAATTACTAGGGCAGAAGCTGGAAAACTTGAGTTCAACCCTGCGCCGCTAAATTTAGAAAACTTTTGTGCAAATTTAGTGGAAGAAATGCAGTTAGCGGATAACAATCAGCACCGGCTCGTTTTTGTCAGTCATGGCAGAGAGACTTTGGATGCTGGGGATGTTTCTTTGCCGCGTACCCTCGCACCCTCAACTGTGCAAGACAAATCACGTCTTGAAGGTGGCAAAGGATTTGGAATGCCTCGCATGGATGAAAAGTTGCTGCATTCTATTTTGACAAATTTGCTGTCAAATGCGATTAAGTATTCTCCTGCCGGCAGCACGGTTTGGTTTAAATTGTCTTATCAATTGCCTGAACGAAAAAGCAATTTAGGACAAAATCAAGAGGCTGCCGGTGACAATTTCCAACCTTCTGAAGTTGCTGTTTTTCGCATCCAAGATGAAGGCATCGGAATTCTTTTAAAAGACCAGCAACGACTGTTTGAGTTGTTTCATCGGGGAGAAAATGTGGGCAAAGTTTCCGGTGCCGGCTTGGGATTGGGGGTTGCAAAAAAGTGTGTGGAATTACACGGCGGCAGCATCACAATGAGTAGTGAAGCCGGAGCCGGCACTACATTCACGGTGACGATTCCTTTAAATTATTGA
- a CDS encoding TMEM165/GDT1 family protein translates to MDWQLIGLSFITVFLSELGDKSQLAAIALSGSSKSPWTVFWGSVAALLLASFLGVIVGEGAAQLLPARLVKTVAAVGFALMALRLLWPKKDSPESLEEGVGD, encoded by the coding sequence ATGGACTGGCAACTAATCGGATTAAGTTTTATCACGGTATTTTTGTCTGAATTAGGAGACAAAAGTCAACTAGCAGCAATTGCACTCAGTGGCAGTTCTAAATCGCCTTGGACAGTATTTTGGGGAAGCGTTGCCGCCTTGTTATTAGCTAGTTTTCTGGGTGTGATTGTTGGCGAAGGCGCAGCTCAACTTTTACCGGCTCGTTTAGTGAAGACAGTTGCCGCAGTTGGCTTTGCACTTATGGCTTTGCGCCTGCTGTGGCCCAAGAAAGATTCGCCTGAAAGTTTGGAAGAAGGGGTTGGGGATTAG
- a CDS encoding hemolysin family protein, whose translation MNRTSPAVDLTPSDVALRLLSVFLLIAINAFFVTAEFSMVSVRRSRINQLVDAGDVQAKTVQDLQRSIDRLLSTTQLGITLSSLALGWIGENTMSGLVAGTIVHLPLPMAMKQVMAHSLSIPIAFFLVAYLQIVLGELCPKSVALLYSEQLARFLGSPSLAIARIFNPFIWILNQSTRWLLRLVGIRYTGQGWYHQVTPEELQLIIATSSESTGLQAEERELLNNVFEFGDVSAGEIMVPRTSISALPTTATFQMLLTEVVANGYSRYPVMEESLDDIRGIIDFKELAEPLSQGILTPQTPVQAWMRPARFVPEYTPLRELLQLMQRSNTYMVMIVDEFGGTAGLVTIKDVIAEIIGDSVEPADTEELNVEILDDQTFIVQAQLDLEEVNDLLNLELPLTDEYQTLGGFLIYEMQKIPTVGEILKYQDLELTVISAEGPRLHKIQIHRLESSPESKQLNQYAIEDIVEVQPEHSEFDDPGNP comes from the coding sequence GTGAATCGAACCTCTCCCGCTGTTGACTTAACGCCGTCAGATGTCGCGCTGCGATTGCTATCAGTGTTTCTGCTGATTGCAATCAATGCTTTTTTTGTCACCGCTGAGTTTTCGATGGTGTCGGTTCGGCGATCACGAATTAACCAGTTAGTCGATGCCGGCGATGTCCAAGCAAAAACCGTCCAAGACTTGCAGCGCAGTATAGACCGGCTGCTGTCCACTACTCAGTTAGGAATCACCCTCTCCAGTCTCGCCTTGGGCTGGATCGGTGAAAATACAATGTCTGGACTCGTTGCCGGCACCATTGTGCACCTGCCCCTGCCAATGGCCATGAAGCAGGTTATGGCCCATTCTCTCTCCATCCCCATTGCCTTTTTCCTAGTTGCCTACCTGCAAATTGTTTTAGGCGAGTTGTGCCCCAAATCTGTTGCCTTGCTCTACTCAGAGCAGCTCGCCCGCTTCTTAGGATCGCCCAGTTTAGCCATCGCCCGCATTTTCAACCCCTTTATCTGGATTCTCAATCAATCAACTCGCTGGCTGCTGCGGCTTGTGGGAATTCGCTACACCGGCCAAGGTTGGTATCATCAAGTCACCCCAGAAGAGTTACAGCTGATTATCGCCACCTCCAGCGAGTCCACCGGCTTGCAAGCAGAGGAGCGAGAACTGCTCAATAATGTCTTTGAGTTTGGGGACGTATCAGCTGGGGAAATTATGGTTCCTCGCACCAGTATTTCCGCCCTTCCCACGACAGCCACCTTCCAAATGCTACTGACTGAAGTGGTGGCTAACGGCTATTCCCGTTATCCTGTCATGGAAGAATCCTTAGACGATATTCGCGGCATTATTGACTTCAAAGAGTTGGCTGAGCCTTTATCTCAAGGTATTCTCACCCCACAAACGCCCGTGCAGGCTTGGATGCGACCGGCTCGGTTTGTGCCAGAATACACGCCTCTGCGCGAACTGCTACAGCTGATGCAGCGATCCAACACTTATATGGTGATGATCGTCGATGAATTTGGTGGCACTGCCGGTTTAGTCACGATTAAAGATGTGATTGCTGAAATTATTGGTGATAGCGTAGAGCCGGCAGACACAGAAGAGTTGAACGTAGAAATTTTAGACGACCAAACATTTATTGTGCAGGCTCAACTAGACTTAGAAGAAGTCAACGATCTGCTCAATTTAGAGTTGCCCCTAACCGATGAATACCAAACTCTCGGAGGTTTCCTGATTTATGAAATGCAGAAAATTCCGACAGTTGGGGAGATATTAAAATATCAAGATTTGGAACTCACCGTCATCTCAGCCGAAGGCCCGCGCTTACATAAAATTCAAATTCATCGCCTGGAGTCTTCACCAGAAAGCAAACAGCTTAATCAATATGCAATCGAAGACATCGTAGAAGTGCAGCCTGAACACTCTGAATTTGACGATCCAGGAAATCCTTAA
- a CDS encoding DUF2808 domain-containing protein, which produces MRVVARLGASLAISAATWAITGPPLPAVQLADGTVYFVQPPRLVEATTTQKGTYVWGATYYFTLSVPENAGEPLQQVTFNQAEGTDQVRFELEDTRSFEGTRWDKGTKLALGPVAKDPQTGSISVRFDPPIPPGKTVTIGLRPYQNPRYSGIYLFGVTAFPAGEKAHAQFLGYGRLHFYSSSDSGF; this is translated from the coding sequence ATGCGTGTTGTAGCGAGATTAGGAGCAAGCTTAGCAATTTCGGCAGCAACTTGGGCAATAACCGGCCCGCCCTTGCCGGCAGTTCAGCTGGCAGATGGCACCGTTTATTTTGTTCAGCCACCCCGCTTGGTTGAAGCAACCACAACCCAAAAAGGCACCTATGTTTGGGGCGCAACTTATTATTTCACCCTAAGTGTGCCAGAAAATGCCGGCGAACCGCTTCAGCAGGTAACATTCAACCAAGCTGAAGGCACAGATCAAGTGCGATTTGAGCTGGAAGACACCCGCTCATTTGAAGGAACGCGCTGGGACAAAGGCACGAAATTAGCCCTAGGGCCGGTTGCGAAAGACCCGCAAACGGGCAGTATTTCGGTCAGGTTTGATCCGCCTATTCCTCCCGGCAAAACCGTCACAATCGGCCTGCGTCCCTACCAAAACCCACGTTATAGCGGCATCTATCTTTTTGGCGTCACCGCTTTTCCTGCCGGCGAAAAAGCGCACGCTCAATTTCTTGGATATGGCCGGCTTCACTTCTACAGCAGCAGTGATTCTGGGTTTTAA
- a CDS encoding photosystem II reaction center protein Ycf12, with product MDFLTSFVSNVNWEAIVQLTFVAMIMLSGPIVIFLLAARGGDM from the coding sequence ATGGACTTTTTAACGAGTTTTGTCAGCAACGTTAATTGGGAAGCAATTGTTCAGCTAACATTTGTTGCGATGATCATGCTTTCTGGGCCGATCGTTATCTTTTTGCTGGCTGCTCGCGGCGGCGATATGTAG
- a CDS encoding DUF3285 domain-containing protein: MSQPSSPSPTSEQPVLEQNAQKDSYVKLAMRNMVRKRGTSVKHFVMTSAGLLAVLVGLAYLTR; the protein is encoded by the coding sequence ATGAGCCAACCCTCTTCACCGTCCCCAACTTCTGAGCAGCCGGTCTTAGAACAAAATGCACAAAAAGATAGTTATGTCAAGCTAGCAATGCGAAACATGGTGCGTAAGCGCGGCACCTCTGTGAAGCATTTTGTGATGACCAGTGCCGGCCTATTGGCTGTCTTGGTTGGTTTGGCTTACCTGACTCGTTAA
- the queC gene encoding 7-cyano-7-deazaguanine synthase QueC: protein MKAVVLLSGGLDSSTVLYQAKADGCECYALSFDYRQRHWRELESAAQIAHCAGVVEHQIVSFDLRQWGGSALTDDRLDLPSERSLAEMAVNIPITYVPARNTIFLSFAVAYAEAINAERVYIGVNALDYSGYPDCRPDYIQAMQEVYRLGTKQGREGQAITIVTPLIDLKKTEIIELGNQLGVPWQQTWSCYAGAEEACGVCDSCRLRLAAFEELGLTDPLPYAPPLDGSNSLV, encoded by the coding sequence ATGAAAGCCGTTGTCTTATTATCTGGGGGATTAGATTCCTCGACAGTTTTGTATCAAGCCAAAGCTGATGGTTGTGAGTGTTATGCCCTTTCTTTTGATTACCGGCAGCGACACTGGCGAGAGTTAGAATCCGCTGCACAAATCGCCCACTGTGCCGGTGTTGTAGAACATCAAATTGTCAGCTTTGACTTGCGCCAGTGGGGCGGATCTGCCTTGACGGACGACCGGCTGGATTTACCAAGTGAACGCAGTTTGGCAGAGATGGCTGTAAATATTCCCATCACTTATGTTCCCGCCCGCAATACAATCTTTTTAAGTTTTGCCGTCGCCTATGCTGAGGCAATTAATGCCGAGCGCGTTTATATTGGCGTTAATGCTTTGGATTATTCCGGCTATCCGGACTGCCGGCCTGACTATATCCAAGCCATGCAGGAAGTGTACCGCTTGGGAACTAAACAGGGGCGAGAAGGACAGGCAATTACTATTGTGACGCCCCTAATAGACCTTAAGAAAACTGAAATTATCGAACTGGGTAATCAATTGGGAGTGCCTTGGCAGCAAACTTGGTCTTGCTATGCCGGCGCAGAAGAAGCTTGTGGCGTGTGTGACTCGTGCCGGTTGCGTCTAGCAGCCTTTGAAGAATTAGGCTTAACAGACCCCTTGCCCTACGCCCCACCACTGGATGGAAGCAACAGCCTAGTTTGA
- a CDS encoding universal stress protein, with the protein MSFKKMLVAIDRLNLSETVFEEALELAQTQGASLMVFHCINWQNEGQITPLTGSSIGFDVGSGMGLDPTGGVMEQTLQQERLQQELQQVQGWIDTYGQKAAKLGIATESYYKVGDAGESICEVARNWGADLIVIGRQGHTALTEMLMGSVSNHVLHHAPCSVLVVQRPKPAAQV; encoded by the coding sequence ATGAGCTTTAAAAAAATGCTGGTTGCCATTGATCGCTTAAACCTAAGTGAAACAGTGTTTGAGGAAGCCCTGGAGCTTGCCCAAACACAAGGTGCTAGCCTGATGGTGTTTCACTGCATCAACTGGCAAAACGAGGGACAGATCACGCCGCTAACGGGGTCTTCTATCGGGTTTGATGTTGGCAGTGGTATGGGTCTCGATCCAACCGGCGGAGTCATGGAACAAACGTTGCAGCAGGAGCGTTTGCAACAGGAACTCCAGCAAGTGCAAGGATGGATAGACACCTACGGCCAAAAAGCGGCAAAGTTGGGAATTGCCACCGAATCTTATTACAAAGTCGGCGATGCCGGTGAGAGCATTTGCGAAGTGGCTCGAAACTGGGGTGCGGACTTAATTGTGATCGGGCGTCAAGGCCATACAGCCCTAACGGAAATGTTGATGGGAAGTGTGAGCAATCATGTTTTGCATCACGCTCCCTGTTCTGTGCTTGTGGTGCAAAGACCGAAGCCGGCAGCACAGGTGTAA